In Streptomyces seoulensis, the following are encoded in one genomic region:
- a CDS encoding purine-nucleoside phosphorylase has translation MNASLLPDDRQGDPHAAADAAAARLRELTGAETHDVALVMGSGWAPAVDALGEPDAEFQVTELPGFPPPAVEGHGGKIRSYTFGDKRALVFLGRTHYYEGRGVAAVAHGVRTAVAAGCKTIVLTNGCGGLREGMRPGQPVLISDHLNLTATSPIVGANFVDLTDLYSPRLRALCKEIDPSLEEGVYAQFPGPHYETPAEIRMARVIGADLVGMSTVLEAIAAREAGAEVLGISLVTNLAAGMTGEPLNHEEVLQAGRDSAARMGELLGQVLNRL, from the coding sequence GTGAACGCATCTCTCCTTCCGGACGACCGCCAGGGCGACCCGCACGCCGCCGCCGACGCCGCCGCCGCGCGCCTGCGCGAACTCACCGGCGCCGAGACCCACGACGTGGCCCTCGTGATGGGCTCCGGCTGGGCTCCCGCCGTGGACGCCCTGGGCGAGCCCGACGCCGAGTTCCAGGTGACCGAGCTGCCCGGCTTCCCGCCGCCGGCCGTCGAGGGGCACGGCGGCAAGATCCGCTCGTACACCTTCGGTGACAAGCGCGCCCTGGTCTTCCTGGGCCGCACCCACTACTACGAGGGCCGTGGCGTCGCCGCCGTCGCGCACGGGGTCCGTACCGCCGTCGCCGCCGGCTGCAAGACCATCGTGCTGACCAACGGCTGCGGCGGTCTGCGCGAGGGCATGCGCCCCGGCCAGCCGGTGCTGATCAGCGACCACCTGAACCTGACGGCCACCTCCCCGATCGTCGGCGCCAACTTCGTCGACCTCACCGACCTGTACTCGCCGCGCCTGCGCGCCCTGTGCAAGGAGATCGACCCCTCCCTGGAGGAGGGCGTCTACGCGCAGTTCCCCGGCCCGCACTACGAGACCCCGGCCGAGATCCGCATGGCCCGCGTGATCGGCGCGGACCTGGTCGGCATGTCCACGGTGCTGGAGGCCATCGCCGCGCGCGAGGCCGGCGCCGAGGTGCTGGGCATCTCCCTGGTCACCAACCTCGCCGCCGGCATGACGGGCGAGCCGCTGAACCACGAGGAGGTCCTCCAGGCGGGCCGCGACTCGGCGGCGCGCATGGGCGAGCTGCTGGGACAGGTGCTGAACCGGCTGTAG
- a CDS encoding NAD(P)H-quinone dehydrogenase, with product MGYVTRIVIIGGGPGGYEAALTAAQLGAEVTVVDCDGLGGASVLTDCVPSKTLIATAEVMTTFDSSYEELGIIVADDTPHIEQAARVVGVDLGKVNRRVKRLALAQSHDITASVTRAGARVMRGRGRLEGMQALDGSRKVVVTAADGTEETLTADAVLIATGGHPRELPDAQPDGERILNWTQVYDLTELPEELIVVGSGVTGAEFAGAYQALGSKVTLVSSRDRVLPGEDPDAAAVLEDVFRRRGMNVMARSRAQSAKRVGDRVEVTLADGRVITGTHCLMAVGAIPNSAGLGLEEAGVKLRDSGHIWTDKVSRTSAPGVYAAGDVTGVFALASVAAMQGRIAVYHFLGDAVAPLDLKTVSSNVFTDPEIATVGYSQADVDAGKIDARAVKLPLLRNPRAKMQGIRDGFVKIFCRPGTGIVVGGVVVAPRASELIHPISIAVDNNLTVEQIAKAFTVYPSLSGSIAEVARQLQSRKSGGAG from the coding sequence ATGGGGTACGTGACTCGGATCGTGATCATCGGTGGCGGACCCGGCGGATACGAGGCGGCGCTGACGGCCGCCCAGCTCGGCGCGGAGGTGACCGTCGTGGACTGCGACGGTCTGGGCGGGGCGTCGGTGCTGACCGACTGCGTGCCGTCGAAGACCCTCATCGCCACGGCCGAGGTGATGACCACCTTCGACTCCTCCTACGAGGAGCTGGGCATCATCGTCGCCGACGACACCCCGCACATCGAGCAGGCGGCCCGGGTGGTCGGCGTCGACCTCGGCAAGGTCAACCGCCGGGTGAAGCGGCTCGCGCTCGCCCAGTCCCACGACATCACCGCCTCCGTCACCCGGGCCGGCGCCCGTGTCATGCGCGGCCGGGGCCGCCTTGAGGGCATGCAGGCCCTGGACGGCTCCCGCAAGGTCGTCGTCACCGCCGCCGACGGCACCGAGGAGACCCTCACCGCCGACGCCGTGCTCATCGCCACCGGCGGCCACCCGCGCGAGCTGCCCGACGCCCAGCCGGACGGCGAGCGCATCCTCAACTGGACCCAGGTCTACGACCTCACCGAGCTGCCCGAAGAGCTGATCGTGGTCGGCTCCGGCGTCACCGGTGCCGAGTTCGCCGGCGCCTACCAGGCGCTCGGCTCCAAGGTCACCCTGGTCTCCTCGCGCGACCGCGTGCTGCCCGGCGAGGACCCGGACGCCGCCGCCGTGCTGGAGGACGTCTTCCGCCGCCGGGGCATGAACGTGATGGCCCGCTCCCGCGCCCAGTCCGCCAAGCGGGTCGGCGACCGGGTCGAGGTCACCCTCGCCGACGGCCGTGTGATCACCGGTACGCACTGTCTGATGGCGGTCGGCGCGATCCCGAACAGCGCCGGGCTGGGCCTGGAGGAGGCAGGGGTCAAGCTGCGCGACTCCGGGCACATCTGGACCGACAAGGTCTCCCGCACCAGCGCCCCCGGCGTGTACGCGGCCGGTGACGTGACCGGTGTCTTCGCGCTGGCCTCCGTCGCGGCGATGCAGGGCCGGATCGCGGTCTACCACTTCCTCGGCGACGCGGTGGCCCCGCTCGACCTCAAGACGGTCTCCTCCAACGTCTTCACCGACCCCGAGATCGCCACCGTCGGCTACAGCCAGGCGGACGTGGACGCGGGCAAGATCGACGCGCGTGCGGTGAAGCTGCCGCTGCTGCGCAACCCGCGCGCCAAGATGCAGGGCATCCGGGACGGCTTCGTCAAGATCTTCTGCCGGCCCGGTACCGGGATCGTGGTCGGCGGTGTGGTCGTCGCGCCGCGCGCCTCGGAACTCATCCACCCCATCTCGATCGCCGTCGACAACAACCTGACGGTCGAGCAGATCGCCAAGGCGTTCACGGTCTACCCCTCGCTGTCCGGCTCGATCGCCGAGGTGGCCCGGCAGTTGCAGAGCCGCAAGTCGGGCGGGGCGGGCTGA
- a CDS encoding DeoR/GlpR family DNA-binding transcription regulator: protein MVRANGAVSLRELARVVQTSEVTVRRDVRALEAEGLLDRRHGGAVLPGGFTRESGFPQKSHLATAEKTAIADVAAGLVEEGEAIVVGAGTTTQELARRLARVPGLTVVTNSLLVAQALAHANRVEVVMTGGTLRGSNYALVGSGAEQSLQGLRVSKAFLSGSGLTAERGLSTSNMLSASVDRALVQAASEVVVLADHTKLGTDTMFRTVPTEAITRLVTDEPPAHDDRAATELQALADQGVQITVAGAAGAPAPEQPQAPRGQRSSQLPGPRRGQVPGAPLRGVLGDQPPDRARVADLRRR, encoded by the coding sequence ATGGTGCGAGCGAACGGGGCCGTGTCGCTCCGTGAACTCGCCCGCGTCGTCCAGACCTCCGAAGTGACCGTACGGCGGGACGTGCGCGCGCTGGAGGCAGAAGGACTCCTCGACCGCCGGCATGGCGGTGCGGTACTGCCGGGTGGATTCACGCGAGAATCCGGCTTTCCGCAGAAATCCCATCTCGCGACCGCGGAGAAGACGGCCATCGCCGACGTCGCCGCCGGGCTGGTCGAAGAGGGCGAGGCCATCGTGGTCGGCGCCGGTACGACCACCCAGGAGCTGGCCCGCAGACTGGCCCGGGTACCGGGTCTGACCGTGGTCACCAACTCCCTGCTGGTGGCGCAGGCGCTGGCCCATGCCAACCGGGTGGAGGTCGTCATGACCGGCGGCACCCTGAGGGGCTCCAACTACGCCCTGGTGGGCTCCGGCGCCGAGCAGTCCCTCCAGGGGCTGCGCGTCTCCAAGGCGTTCCTCTCCGGGAGCGGCCTGACCGCCGAGCGCGGGCTGTCCACGTCCAACATGCTGTCGGCCTCCGTGGACCGGGCCCTGGTCCAGGCCGCCTCCGAGGTCGTGGTCCTCGCCGACCACACCAAGCTGGGCACGGACACCATGTTCCGTACGGTGCCCACCGAGGCGATCACCCGCCTGGTCACCGACGAGCCCCCGGCCCACGACGACCGCGCCGCCACCGAGCTCCAGGCCCTGGCCGACCAGGGCGTGCAGATCACGGTGGCCGGAGCGGCCGGCGCCCCGGCCCCGGAGCAGCCCCAGGCCCCCCGAGGCCAGCGCTCCTCCCAGCTCCCCGGCCCCCGCCGCGGCCAGGTCCCCGGCGCCCCCCTCCGCGGCGTCCTGGGCGACCAGCCCCCGGACCGCGCCCGAGTGGCGGACCTGCGCCGCAGGTAG
- a CDS encoding acetyl/propionyl/methylcrotonyl-CoA carboxylase subunit alpha gives MRKVLIANRGEIAVRVARACRDAGIASVAVYADPDRDALHVRAADEAFALGGDTPATSYLDIDKVLNAARESGADAIHPGYGFLSENAEFAQAVLDAGLTWIGPPPQAIRDLGDKVAARHIAQRAGAPLVAGTPDPVSGADEVVDFAKEHGLPIAIKAAFGGGGRGLKVARTLEEVPELYDSAVREAVAAFGRGECFVERYLDRPRHVETQCLADKHGNVVVVSTRDCSLQRRHQKLVEEAPAPFLSEAQVEELYRASKAILKEARYEGAGTCEFLVGQDGTISFLEVNTRLQVEHPVTEEVAGIDLVREMFRIADGEELGYGDPELRGHSFEFRINGEDPGRGFLPAPGTVTRFDPPAGPGVRLDAGVESGSVIGPAWDSLLAKLVVTGRTRKEALERAARALDEFQVEGMATAIPFHRVVVRDAAFAPELTGSKDPFTVHTRWIETEFVNEIKPFTAPADADADEELGRETVVVEVGGKRLEVSLPSSLGMSLARTGLAAGAKPKRRAAKKSGPVASGDTLASPMQGTIVKVAVEEGQTVQEGDLIVVLEAMKMEQPLNAHRAGTVKGLLAEIGASITSGAPICEIKD, from the coding sequence GTGCGCAAGGTGCTCATCGCCAACCGTGGCGAAATCGCTGTCCGTGTGGCGCGGGCCTGCCGGGACGCAGGCATCGCGAGCGTGGCCGTGTACGCCGACCCGGACCGGGACGCTCTGCACGTCCGGGCCGCGGATGAGGCGTTCGCTCTGGGCGGTGACACCCCGGCCACCAGCTACCTGGACATCGACAAGGTCCTGAACGCCGCGCGGGAGTCCGGCGCGGACGCCATCCACCCCGGCTACGGCTTCCTCTCGGAGAACGCCGAGTTCGCCCAGGCCGTGCTGGACGCGGGACTGACCTGGATCGGCCCGCCGCCGCAGGCGATCCGGGACCTCGGTGACAAGGTCGCCGCCCGGCACATCGCGCAGCGCGCGGGTGCCCCGCTGGTCGCCGGTACGCCGGACCCGGTCTCGGGCGCGGACGAGGTCGTCGACTTCGCCAAGGAGCACGGCCTACCGATCGCGATCAAGGCCGCCTTCGGCGGTGGCGGTCGCGGTCTGAAGGTCGCCCGCACCCTGGAAGAGGTGCCGGAGCTGTACGACTCGGCGGTGCGCGAGGCCGTCGCCGCCTTCGGCCGGGGCGAGTGCTTCGTGGAGCGCTACCTCGACCGTCCGCGGCACGTGGAGACCCAGTGCCTGGCCGACAAGCACGGCAACGTGGTCGTCGTCTCCACCCGTGACTGCTCGCTCCAGCGCCGCCACCAGAAGCTGGTGGAGGAGGCCCCGGCGCCGTTCCTCTCCGAGGCCCAGGTCGAGGAGCTGTACCGGGCGTCCAAGGCCATCCTCAAGGAGGCCCGCTACGAGGGCGCCGGAACCTGTGAGTTCCTGGTCGGCCAGGACGGCACGATCTCCTTCCTGGAGGTCAACACCCGCCTCCAGGTCGAGCACCCCGTGACCGAGGAGGTCGCCGGGATCGACCTGGTCCGCGAGATGTTCCGCATCGCCGACGGCGAGGAGCTGGGCTACGGCGATCCCGAGCTGCGCGGGCACTCCTTCGAGTTCCGCATCAACGGCGAGGACCCGGGCCGGGGCTTCCTGCCCGCCCCCGGTACGGTCACCCGCTTCGACCCCCCGGCCGGCCCCGGTGTCCGCCTGGACGCGGGCGTGGAGTCCGGCTCGGTCATCGGCCCGGCGTGGGACTCCCTGCTGGCCAAGCTGGTCGTGACCGGCCGCACCCGCAAGGAGGCGCTGGAGCGCGCCGCGCGGGCGCTGGACGAGTTCCAGGTCGAGGGCATGGCCACGGCCATCCCGTTCCACCGCGTGGTGGTCCGGGACGCGGCCTTCGCGCCGGAGCTGACCGGCTCCAAGGACCCCTTCACGGTCCACACCCGCTGGATCGAGACCGAGTTCGTCAACGAGATCAAGCCCTTCACCGCCCCCGCCGACGCGGACGCGGACGAGGAGCTGGGCCGTGAGACGGTCGTGGTCGAGGTCGGCGGCAAGCGCCTGGAGGTCTCCCTCCCCTCGTCGCTCGGCATGTCCCTGGCCCGTACCGGTCTCGCGGCGGGCGCCAAGCCCAAGCGCCGCGCGGCCAAGAAGTCCGGCCCCGTGGCCTCCGGCGACACCCTCGCCTCCCCGATGCAGGGCACCATCGTCAAGGTGGCCGTCGAAGAGGGCCAGACCGTCCAGGAAGGCGACCTCATCGTCGTCCTGGAAGCCATGAAGATGGAACAGCCCCTCAACGCCCACCGAGCCGGCACGGTGAAGGGACTCCTCGCCGAAATCGGCGCCTCCATCACCTCGGGCGCCCCGATCTGCGAGATCAAGGACTGA
- a CDS encoding Maf family protein, whose product MTDQRRRLVLASQSPARLGLLRQAGLAPEVIVSGFDEDAVTAPTPAELALALAEAKASVVAARPEVQGALVIGCDSVLELDGQALGKPADAEEATARWKAMRGRAGVLQTGHCVWDTAAKRYVSATASTVVRFGEPTDEEVARYVASGEPLHVAGAFTLDGRSAPFIEGIEGDHGNVIGISLPLVRKLLGELGVGITELWAPSE is encoded by the coding sequence CGGCAGGCCGGGCTGGCGCCCGAGGTGATCGTCAGCGGCTTCGACGAGGACGCCGTCACCGCCCCCACCCCCGCCGAACTGGCCCTCGCCCTCGCCGAGGCCAAGGCGTCCGTGGTGGCCGCCCGGCCCGAGGTGCAGGGCGCGCTGGTGATCGGCTGCGACTCGGTGCTGGAGCTGGACGGGCAGGCGCTCGGCAAGCCCGCCGACGCCGAGGAAGCCACCGCCCGCTGGAAGGCGATGCGCGGCCGCGCCGGGGTCCTCCAGACCGGGCACTGCGTCTGGGACACCGCCGCCAAGCGGTACGTCTCCGCGACCGCCTCCACCGTGGTCCGCTTCGGCGAGCCCACGGACGAGGAGGTCGCCCGCTACGTCGCCTCCGGCGAGCCCCTCCACGTCGCCGGGGCCTTCACCCTGGACGGCCGCTCGGCGCCCTTCATCGAGGGCATCGAGGGCGACCACGGCAACGTGATCGGCATCAGCCTCCCCCTGGTCCGCAAGCTGCTCGGCGAACTGGGTGTCGGGATCACGGAGTTGTGGGCGCCGTCCGAGTGA